TGATGTAGCAGCCGAGGTGACGAGGCTCTGATCAAGAATCCGGATCCCGAAATTCGAAGCTAATTGGAGCCTCATCACTTCGGCTGCAACGTTTTGCTGATCTGCCAGCGACTCATCCAGTCAGCCCCGTTTGCCCTTGGAAACCCGGCTGCGGATTTTCCCTACGCTGGTTTTCGGCAAGTCGGGCGAAATGAGTTGATGGACCTCGATTCCGTAGGTTTTCGCCAGCCGCTCCAGGGTGGACAGCCGCAAATCCTTTTTTCGACCGGCTTCAATGGCCTGGTAGTACTTGTAGGAAATCCCGCTCAACTCGGAGAACGCTTCCTGGGTCAGGTTATGGTGCGCTCTGAGGTCTTTTAACCGGGTCAAGAGCCGTGTGATTGCGGTAGCTGCCACGCGTGCAGCATCGTATTTTGAGCTTGACTAAAACACCCATCCAACGGTAGCGTTGCTGAATCTTACCAATCTGGGCACCAGTTGCACGGGGCCACCCTCAAGGGCAAGAAATTCAGTCCGTGAAGCTTAACTGCTCAATCAAATGAAAATAAAATATCCCTCTATTTTGACAGCGTGCCTAGCTGTGGCCGGTGGTGCTACGGCTCAATCGCTCACCGACGACTTTAATGGTGCGTCAATCAATCCTGCTCTATGGAGCACGTTTGTTACTTCGTTTGGCAATTCCTCGATTTCTGAATCTTCAGGCAACGTGCGTTTTGTGAACGGTTCATGGCTCACAACCGTCGCTCAATTCCCGAACGCATCAGTATCAGGCCGCTTTCGCATTTCGGGGTGGGAATACGACAGATTCAAAGTCTTGGTCAGAAGTGATGGAACAAGAGTGGACACTAATTCGCAGGTACGTATCGGCGGAATTGGGATTCAATTTACGTCTGGCTCGAACCCAGATTACGGCGCATCTCAAACCCTCCAACTCTGGAATTTTCAGACCGGAACTTTCTTGGCGGCAGCCGCCCCAACCATCGACATGAACACCTACTACGATTTTTTGATTACGGACTCCGGGAGCATGATCTCGGTATTTTTGAGTAATTCGCCAATTGCAATTCTGAGCTTTTCGAGCACTACAACCTACGGAAACTACATTGAATTTGGTAACAGAGAACAAGCGGCAGGTTCAGGGCCA
This DNA window, taken from Verrucomicrobiota bacterium, encodes the following:
- a CDS encoding helix-turn-helix transcriptional regulator, with the protein product MAATAITRLLTRLKDLRAHHNLTQEAFSELSGISYKYYQAIEAGRKKDLRLSTLERLAKTYGIEVHQLISPDLPKTSVGKIRSRVSKGKRG